In Synechococcus sp. MW101C3, one genomic interval encodes:
- the bchL gene encoding ferredoxin:protochlorophyllide reductase (ATP-dependent) iron-sulfur ATP-binding protein: MTATLTTPTNRVEDGEGSLQVHQDASMNIETGALVIAVYGKGGIGKSTTSSNLSAAFSKLGKRVLQIGCDPKHDSTFTLTKKMVPTVIDILETVDFHSEELRPEDFVFEGYNGVMCVESGGPPAGTGCGGYVTGQTVKLLKEHHLLEDTDVVIFDVLGDVVCGGFAAPLQHAHYCLIVTANDFDSIFAMNRIMQAINAKAKNYKVRLGGVIANRSEETDQIDKFNERTGLRTMAHFKTVDAIRKSRLKKCTIFEMEPSPEVEAVQQEYLSLAQKMLSDVEPLEAESLKDRDIFDLLGFD; the protein is encoded by the coding sequence ATGACAGCCACGCTCACGACTCCCACCAATCGCGTTGAAGACGGCGAAGGCAGCCTGCAGGTGCACCAGGACGCCTCGATGAACATCGAGACCGGCGCCCTGGTGATTGCGGTGTACGGCAAGGGGGGGATCGGGAAATCCACCACCTCCTCCAACCTCTCGGCCGCCTTTTCGAAGCTCGGCAAGCGAGTGCTGCAGATCGGCTGCGATCCCAAGCACGACAGCACCTTCACCCTCACCAAGAAGATGGTGCCCACGGTGATCGACATCCTCGAAACCGTGGACTTCCACAGTGAGGAGTTGCGGCCTGAAGATTTCGTCTTCGAGGGCTACAACGGCGTGATGTGCGTGGAGTCGGGTGGGCCGCCGGCGGGCACCGGCTGCGGGGGTTACGTCACCGGCCAGACGGTGAAACTGCTCAAGGAGCACCACCTGCTGGAAGACACCGATGTGGTGATCTTCGACGTACTGGGTGATGTGGTCTGCGGTGGGTTCGCCGCACCCCTTCAGCATGCCCATTACTGCCTGATCGTCACGGCGAACGACTTCGACTCGATCTTCGCCATGAACCGGATCATGCAGGCGATCAATGCCAAAGCCAAGAACTACAAGGTGCGGCTCGGTGGTGTGATTGCCAACCGCTCGGAGGAAACTGACCAGATCGATAAGTTCAACGAGCGCACGGGCCTGCGCACGATGGCCCACTTCAAAACCGTTGATGCCATCAGGAAATCACGCCTGAAGAAGTGCACCATCTTTGAGATGGAACCCAGCCCGGAAGTGGAGGCGGTGCAACAGGAGTACCTGAGCCTTGCTCAGAAGATGCTCAGCGATGTGGAACCGCTGGAGGCCGAATCCCTCAAGGATCGGGACATCTTCGATCTGCTCGGCTTCGACTGA
- a CDS encoding ferredoxin:protochlorophyllide reductase (ATP-dependent) subunit B: MELTLWTYEGPPHVGAMRIAASMEGLHYVLHAPQGDTYADLLFTMIERRDRRPPVTYTTFQARDLGGDTAELVKRSIQQAVDRFQPEALLVGESCTAELIQDQPGALAGGMNLGVPVVNLELPAYSKKENWGAAETLYQLCRSLLREQVPAPGTPRPSPDRWRAEGRRPRVNLLGPSLLGFRCRDDIKEIRGLLSEHGIDVNVVAPMGARPADLLRLPEADANVCLYPEVAGPLCSWLERQFGTPVVRTVPIGVGATRRFLDELSTVLDLEAPEANEADLRSRMPWYSRSVDSTYLTGKRVFIFADATHAIAAARIAADELGFTVVGLGTYSRELAREVRAAAKDLGLEALITDDYLAVEKAMGEAAPELVLGTQMERHSAKRLGIPCAVISAPLHVQDVPARYAPQMGWEGANVIFDSWVHPLMMGLEEHLIGMFRHDFEFVEGHRSHLAEGAPPRQAAAAEPVLAAVAGTSLAAATNGAAAAGATATLAPPSVTEGVAVWSADGEAALRKIPFFVRGKVKTNTETFAREHGLVAITEEVLYDAKAHYSK, from the coding sequence ATGGAACTGACCCTCTGGACCTACGAAGGCCCCCCTCATGTGGGCGCGATGCGGATCGCCGCCTCGATGGAAGGGCTGCACTACGTGCTGCATGCGCCCCAGGGCGACACCTACGCCGACCTTCTGTTCACGATGATCGAGCGGCGAGATCGCCGTCCCCCCGTCACGTACACCACCTTCCAGGCCCGCGACCTCGGCGGTGACACCGCTGAACTGGTCAAGCGTTCGATCCAGCAAGCGGTGGATCGCTTCCAGCCCGAAGCCCTGCTGGTGGGCGAGAGCTGCACGGCGGAGCTGATCCAGGACCAGCCGGGTGCACTTGCCGGTGGGATGAATCTCGGCGTGCCGGTGGTGAACCTGGAACTGCCCGCCTATTCAAAGAAAGAGAACTGGGGGGCAGCCGAAACCCTCTATCAGCTCTGCCGCAGCCTGCTGCGCGAGCAGGTGCCGGCGCCCGGAACTCCGCGGCCCTCACCCGATCGCTGGCGGGCCGAAGGCCGTCGGCCGCGGGTGAATCTGCTCGGACCGAGCCTGCTGGGGTTCCGCTGCCGCGACGACATCAAGGAGATCCGCGGCTTGCTGAGCGAACACGGCATCGATGTGAACGTCGTGGCACCGATGGGCGCCAGGCCTGCCGATCTGTTGCGCTTGCCGGAAGCTGACGCCAATGTCTGCCTGTATCCGGAAGTGGCCGGGCCACTCTGCAGCTGGCTGGAGCGCCAGTTCGGCACGCCGGTGGTGCGCACCGTGCCCATCGGTGTGGGAGCCACGCGGCGGTTTCTTGACGAACTGAGCACCGTGCTCGATCTGGAAGCGCCCGAAGCCAACGAGGCCGACCTGCGCTCCAGGATGCCGTGGTACTCGCGCTCGGTGGATTCCACTTACCTCACCGGCAAGCGGGTGTTCATCTTTGCCGATGCCACCCACGCGATCGCCGCTGCGCGCATCGCCGCCGATGAGCTCGGCTTCACGGTGGTGGGCCTTGGCACCTACAGCCGCGAGCTGGCCCGCGAGGTGCGGGCCGCAGCCAAGGACCTGGGGCTGGAAGCCCTGATCACCGATGACTACCTCGCCGTGGAGAAGGCGATGGGAGAGGCCGCACCGGAGCTGGTGCTGGGCACCCAGATGGAACGCCACAGCGCCAAACGGCTGGGCATTCCCTGTGCGGTGATCAGCGCTCCGCTGCACGTGCAGGACGTGCCGGCCCGTTACGCCCCGCAGATGGGCTGGGAAGGGGCGAACGTGATCTTTGATTCCTGGGTACACCCGCTGATGATGGGTCTGGAGGAACACCTGATCGGCATGTTCCGCCACGACTTCGAATTCGTCGAAGGGCACCGCAGTCATCTGGCTGAGGGAGCGCCTCCCCGTCAGGCTGCGGCAGCCGAGCCTGTCCTGGCCGCGGTGGCCGGGACGTCCTTGGCAGCGGCGACCAACGGCGCCGCAGCAGCGGGCGCCACGGCCACACTGGCACCTCCCTCAGTGACCGAAGGCGTCGCGGTCTGGAGCGCCGACGGCGAAGCCGCCCTGCGCAAGATCCCCTTTTTCGTGCGTGGCAAGGTGAAAACCAACACCGAAACCTTCGCCCGTGAACACGGGTTGGTGGCGATCACCGAAGAGGTCCTCTATGACGCCAAGGCGCATTACAGCAAGTGA